A window of the Candidatus Zixiibacteriota bacterium genome harbors these coding sequences:
- a CDS encoding ATP-binding protein: METILVASGKGGVGKTTVSIGIARALAKRHNVGIYDADLMCPNGPRLLGMDDDVRVGVEDERYIPAEFDGMQIFSTGFMLPLDAVMTLEGDMRSKLLKDYTSRLEWNDDTDYLIVDMPPGTGDESIAVIESMPDIAGLVLVVTGKMESLDDATRVLSMLKDLPENVPIIGVVRNMAYIDCKKCGERIRLFDDALNVELELELPVIGELPYKNLSSDDFVDIAAAIDEFVGVDYMDGDD; the protein is encoded by the coding sequence ATGGAGACTATATTAGTGGCGTCCGGCAAGGGCGGCGTTGGTAAGACCACTGTCTCCATCGGCATCGCCCGAGCACTGGCGAAGAGGCACAACGTCGGGATTTATGATGCAGACCTGATGTGCCCGAACGGACCGAGGTTGCTCGGGATGGACGATGATGTAAGGGTGGGCGTCGAAGACGAGCGATATATTCCTGCGGAGTTCGATGGTATGCAGATTTTCTCCACCGGTTTCATGCTTCCGCTCGATGCTGTTATGACACTCGAAGGGGATATGCGATCAAAGCTCCTGAAGGATTACACATCGCGACTTGAATGGAACGACGACACAGATTACCTGATTGTCGATATGCCGCCAGGGACGGGCGACGAGAGCATCGCAGTAATCGAATCGATGCCGGACATCGCAGGACTCGTTCTTGTGGTTACAGGGAAGATGGAGAGCCTCGATGATGCAACGCGCGTATTGTCGATGCTAAAAGACCTACCTGAAAACGTCCCTATAATCGGCGTCGTCCGGAACATGGCATACATTGACTGCAAGAAATGTGGCGAGCGTATCCGACTATTTGATGATGCACTGAATGTCGAACTCGAACTCGAACTGCCGGTGATAGGCGAGCTGCCTTATAAAAACCTGTCGAGCGATGATTTTGTCGATATTGCAGCAGCGATAGATGAGTTTGTCGGCGTGGATTACATGGATGGTGATGACTGA
- a CDS encoding prenyltransferase has translation MIAFVVPIVMLGIACAVSTGDPIVWENAYLGAALIFFLVMISNSLNNIVDEKIDIAARDMGLEKSHSYHILNLTDGLTRDEILSVIVLSIFCFGFLLFVLSIRTGYPVIGFALFGLFMSLEYNLPPLKLAYRPFPELTMLLPSAVVAVTGIQYILVSHVTELGIIMGITFGLFSGSWFVYQSIIDHDVDKAAGKVTTAVYVGPVGAVVIAIMYPPCAAVLMVTYEIVGIDVMWQLPHITAVSAVVLVASIAFCGFNAHKLWQRAMLVTFVFGIAMALSILNGAWLG, from the coding sequence ATGATAGCATTTGTGGTGCCGATCGTGATGCTGGGAATCGCCTGTGCCGTAAGCACGGGCGACCCCATCGTTTGGGAAAACGCGTATCTGGGCGCAGCCCTGATATTCTTCCTGGTCATGATCTCGAACAGTCTCAACAACATCGTGGATGAGAAAATCGATATTGCCGCCAGAGATATGGGGTTAGAGAAATCTCATTCATATCATATACTTAATCTCACCGACGGTTTAACCCGTGATGAGATTCTTTCTGTCATTGTGTTATCCATTTTCTGTTTCGGGTTCTTGCTCTTCGTGTTATCTATCAGAACCGGATACCCCGTAATCGGGTTCGCACTATTCGGGCTGTTCATGTCACTCGAATACAATCTCCCGCCACTAAAACTTGCGTACAGACCGTTCCCCGAACTTACGATGCTGTTACCATCTGCTGTTGTGGCAGTCACCGGTATACAGTACATACTGGTATCACATGTCACCGAACTCGGCATCATCATGGGCATTACGTTCGGTCTCTTCAGCGGCTCGTGGTTCGTGTACCAGAGCATCATCGATCACGATGTCGATAAAGCGGCAGGGAAGGTGACGACAGCAGTTTATGTTGGTCCGGTGGGCGCTGTGGTGATTGCCATTATGTACCCCCCATGTGCTGCTGTGCTTATGGTCACGTATGAGATCGTGGGCATCGACGTCATGTGGCAGCTTCCTCACATCACCGCTGTAAGCGCTGTCGTTCTCGTGGCATCGATCGCGTTTTGTGGGTTCAATGCACATAAGCTGTGGCAGAGAGCAATGTTGGTAACGTTCGTCTTTGGAATCGCTATGGCACTGTCGATACTGAACGGGGCGTGGTTAGGATGA
- a CDS encoding UDP-2,3-diacylglucosamine diphosphatase, with the protein MIIAVSDVHLGFSKSNKADFIRFLDWIATQPYVTDFVLAGDILDFWRRDMVAVTMENADVMARLIAMYKSGMNIYYIAGNHDYTVRHLKIFPNRFKFSTKVELVEDGVEYTFVHGHEFDPDQNTVFFDPLCYTNDQSGRFADRVWDVYSKYVNPLKYPLEWIRQWISKRTIDEMVKPPEERGYVSTFAPDTLVSVTMEGVVTVSGHTHAPGIYRDTNSVNTGSWVQNPDCVFNTYVVIDGDEIHLRRFS; encoded by the coding sequence ATGATAATCGCAGTATCTGATGTCCATCTGGGATTTTCAAAGAGCAACAAAGCAGATTTCATTCGCTTCCTCGATTGGATCGCGACACAGCCATACGTAACGGATTTTGTGCTCGCCGGAGATATTCTCGACTTCTGGCGACGGGATATGGTTGCTGTGACGATGGAAAACGCCGACGTCATGGCACGGCTTATCGCTATGTACAAAAGTGGTATGAACATCTATTACATTGCAGGAAACCATGACTACACGGTCAGGCACCTGAAGATATTCCCAAATCGGTTCAAGTTCTCGACGAAAGTAGAACTCGTAGAAGATGGGGTGGAATACACGTTCGTGCATGGTCATGAATTTGATCCTGATCAGAACACAGTGTTTTTCGATCCTCTTTGCTACACAAACGACCAATCCGGTCGATTTGCAGACAGGGTTTGGGATGTATATTCAAAGTACGTTAATCCACTGAAATACCCGCTGGAATGGATTAGACAGTGGATAAGTAAGCGGACAATCGATGAAATGGTGAAACCTCCAGAGGAGCGGGGTTATGTCTCGACCTTCGCCCCCGATACTTTGGTGTCTGTCACGATGGAAGGTGTGGTGACAGTGTCCGGGCACACACATGCGCCCGGCATCTACAGAGACACAAATAGCGTCAATACAGGTTCGTGGGTACAAAATCCAGATTGTGTATTCAACACGTACGTAGTGATCGACGGCGATGAAATACACCTCAGGAGATTTAGTTAA